Below is a genomic region from Pirellulales bacterium.
TGGACGCTAAAATCGACCTCAACGGCAACGGTGTCACCTGCCCACCGTTGAACTCGACGGCCGATGGCAGTCCGGACGACCGCTCGCTGCTGACCATGCTGGGGCTGTTTTTCGTCGAGAGCGGCGGCCCGACGGGCACCACGCGGCATCATACGCCCGACAGCGTCTACGACGGTCTGTCGATGACCTTAATGCTGGCCGAAAACGTGCGGACGGGCGTCGACCCGATCACGCCCAATACGAACTGGGCGAACCCCGATCCGCATCGCACGATGTTTTATTTCAGCCCGGCCGTCTGCAAGTCGCTCAAGTGCTCCAAGGGACACGTGAATTATGCCTTGGCCAACAACGGCAGCCAGGGCATCAACGCCAGCTTGACCGAGCCGGAAGGCTCGCCTTGGCCATCGTCGTTTCACGCGGGCGACGGAGTAAACATGGTGTTCGCCGACGGGCATTTGCGATTCATCTCGCGGGTGATCGACGGCGCCGTGTATGCGGCGCTCTTCAGCCCGCAAGGGCAGAAGCTGATGAGTACGGCGCTTTGGCAGCGGCTGGTGGATGACGCGGCGGTGCCCTGATTTTGGATTTTCG
It encodes:
- a CDS encoding DUF1559 domain-containing protein, which produces DAKIDLNGNGVTCPPLNSTADGSPDDRSLLTMLGLFFVESGGPTGTTRHHTPDSVYDGLSMTLMLAENVRTGVDPITPNTNWANPDPHRTMFYFSPAVCKSLKCSKGHVNYALANNGSQGINASLTEPEGSPWPSSFHAGDGVNMVFADGHLRFISRVIDGAVYAALFSPQGQKLMSTALWQRLVDDAAVP